In Pseudomonas sp. GCEP-101, one DNA window encodes the following:
- a CDS encoding LuxR C-terminal-related transcriptional regulator gives MTDFSTLPSLTDVPPSTAGSRFFRPPLPHGHVARSRLCQRMAAGLEGRLILVSAPAGFGKSSLAIEFCQTLESQWRSLWLGLSARDSDPGRFLERLLEGLRLHFPTLGEEALALLKMRQRHQPFAFEAWLDDLLDELVDSLSVDRPLLLVLDDYHLAQGAVLDRCLQFLLNHQPAGLVVLVTSRQRPDWHLARLRLSRQLLEFSEQDLRLTVEETAQLVSANGAQLDDNALDNLVERSEGWIAGLRLWLLAHGDELAANVPDLSVHGAEELIRDYLLEEVIDKQSPEVQVFLAQTARFERFSAELCDALRDAHDSAAILRHLQQHQVFLVPLDEQGQWFRYHHLFSDLLLARPLPGSGPSAAALHLRACRWFSAQGLFDDAVEQALRAGHPEVAASLVQSLSEEQLLAEQNVATLLRWKMDLPDSLLASTPRLIVLYSWALALACQLDAAEELGAQLSRFLPAADIATQRDLLAQWQALAGVIARGRGEIEAAERHCEEAMHGLGPERFGPRLLCLSTLSNLAIVRDDLWRARGLNREALELAQRFGNPLFEAMVHYDRARVLQARGEVLRAEEEVRQGLARLSGLSSQRRYAVRGRLMLYQGYLRSLALQPDEARKCLKAGIEEARACRDISLVIGFCVLASLEGRLGNYTRAFAHLAEVERMMHVWDVPPVYYLSAITLIKCELWLGQGQVELATAWLERLRDTYTGDQPATPPECSPQLPRNVEMLQAQLERHEGRLQDAEARLRAVASGALQGGAQLQARFAQGQLVALLLQDGREREASFELGECLNGLAVGLLVPLQEVLQQHPDWLREQLAVRAPSPAIEALRERLPALPERGAVLTDCLSGRELAVLELIAQGCSNQEISERLFISLHTVKSHARHINDKLGVERRTQAVARAKEMGLLR, from the coding sequence ATGACCGACTTCTCGACTCTGCCCAGTCTGACCGATGTCCCCCCCAGCACGGCCGGCAGCCGCTTCTTCCGACCGCCGCTGCCGCATGGCCATGTCGCCCGTTCGCGCCTGTGCCAGCGCATGGCGGCCGGGCTCGAAGGACGGTTGATCCTGGTGTCCGCGCCCGCGGGCTTCGGCAAGAGCTCGCTGGCCATCGAATTCTGTCAGACCCTGGAAAGCCAGTGGCGCAGCCTGTGGCTGGGCCTCAGTGCCCGCGACAGCGACCCGGGGCGTTTCCTCGAACGCCTGCTCGAAGGACTGCGCCTGCATTTCCCCACCCTGGGCGAAGAGGCCCTGGCCCTGCTGAAAATGCGCCAGCGCCACCAGCCCTTCGCCTTCGAAGCCTGGCTCGACGACCTGCTCGATGAACTGGTGGACAGCCTGTCTGTCGACCGCCCGCTGCTGCTGGTGCTGGATGACTACCACCTGGCCCAGGGCGCGGTGCTCGACCGCTGTTTGCAGTTCCTCCTCAACCACCAGCCCGCCGGCCTGGTGGTGCTGGTCACCAGCCGCCAGCGGCCGGACTGGCACCTGGCGCGCCTGCGCCTGTCGCGGCAGTTGCTGGAGTTCAGCGAACAGGACCTGCGCCTGACCGTCGAGGAAACCGCGCAACTCGTTTCGGCCAACGGCGCGCAACTGGACGACAACGCCCTGGACAACCTGGTCGAGCGCAGCGAAGGCTGGATCGCCGGGCTGCGCCTGTGGCTGCTGGCCCATGGCGACGAACTGGCGGCGAACGTGCCGGATCTGTCCGTGCATGGGGCCGAGGAGCTGATCCGCGACTATCTGCTGGAAGAGGTGATCGACAAGCAGTCGCCGGAGGTCCAGGTGTTCCTGGCCCAGACCGCGCGCTTCGAACGCTTCTCCGCCGAACTCTGCGATGCGCTGCGCGATGCCCACGACAGCGCGGCCATTCTGCGCCACCTGCAGCAGCACCAGGTGTTCCTGGTGCCACTGGACGAGCAGGGCCAGTGGTTCCGTTATCACCATCTGTTCTCCGACCTGCTGCTGGCGCGGCCGCTGCCCGGCTCCGGCCCCTCCGCGGCGGCGCTGCACCTGCGCGCGTGCCGCTGGTTCAGCGCCCAGGGGCTGTTCGACGATGCGGTGGAGCAAGCCCTGCGCGCGGGCCACCCGGAAGTGGCGGCGAGCCTGGTGCAGAGCCTTTCCGAGGAGCAACTGCTGGCCGAGCAGAACGTCGCCACGCTGCTGCGCTGGAAGATGGACCTGCCCGACAGCCTGCTGGCCAGCACGCCGCGCCTGATCGTGCTGTACAGCTGGGCGCTGGCACTGGCCTGCCAGCTGGACGCCGCCGAAGAGCTGGGGGCGCAGTTGTCGCGCTTCCTGCCCGCCGCCGACATCGCCACCCAGCGCGACCTGCTGGCACAATGGCAAGCGCTGGCGGGGGTGATTGCCCGCGGTCGTGGCGAGATCGAGGCGGCCGAGCGGCACTGCGAAGAAGCCATGCATGGCCTTGGCCCGGAGCGCTTCGGCCCCCGCCTGCTATGCCTGTCGACCCTGAGCAACCTGGCCATCGTGCGCGATGACCTGTGGCGTGCGCGCGGGCTGAATCGCGAGGCCCTGGAACTGGCGCAGCGCTTTGGCAATCCGCTGTTCGAAGCCATGGTGCATTACGACCGTGCCCGTGTGCTGCAGGCGCGCGGCGAGGTGCTGCGCGCCGAGGAAGAGGTGCGCCAGGGCCTGGCGCGGCTGTCCGGTCTGTCGTCACAGCGCCGCTACGCGGTGCGCGGTCGGCTGATGCTTTACCAGGGCTACCTGCGCAGCCTGGCCCTGCAGCCGGATGAGGCGCGCAAGTGCCTGAAGGCGGGCATCGAGGAAGCCCGCGCCTGCCGCGATATCAGCCTGGTAATCGGTTTTTGCGTGCTGGCCAGCCTGGAAGGGCGGCTGGGCAACTACACCCGCGCCTTCGCCCACCTCGCCGAGGTGGAGCGGATGATGCACGTCTGGGACGTGCCGCCGGTCTACTACCTGTCGGCGATCACCCTGATCAAATGCGAACTCTGGCTGGGCCAGGGCCAGGTCGAACTGGCCACCGCCTGGCTGGAGCGTCTGCGCGACACCTACACCGGCGACCAGCCGGCAACCCCGCCGGAATGTTCGCCGCAGCTGCCGCGCAACGTGGAAATGCTCCAGGCCCAGCTGGAGCGCCATGAAGGCCGCCTGCAGGATGCCGAAGCGCGCCTGCGCGCCGTGGCCAGCGGTGCCCTGCAGGGCGGCGCGCAATTGCAGGCGCGCTTCGCCCAAGGCCAGCTGGTGGCTTTGCTGCTGCAGGATGGCCGCGAGCGCGAAGCGTCCTTCGAACTGGGTGAGTGCCTCAATGGACTGGCCGTCGGCCTGCTCGTCCCCTTGCAGGAAGTGTTGCAGCAACATCCGGATTGGCTGCGCGAGCAACTGGCGGTGCGGGCTCCCTCACCGGCCATCGAGGCGCTGCGCGAACGCTTGCCCGCCCTGCCGGAGCGCGGCGCGGTGCTCACCGACTGCCTGAGCGGGCGCGAACTGGCGGTGCTGGAACTGATCGCCCAGGGCTGCTCCAACCAGGAGATCAGCGAGCGCCTGTTCATCTCCCTGCACACCGTGAAGAGTCACGCCCGCCACATCAACGACAAGCTCGGCGTCGAACGCCGCACCCAGGCGGTGGCGCGGGCGAAGGAGATGGGGCTGTTGCGGTAG
- a CDS encoding DUF1329 domain-containing protein — MRTTKILLHTGALALSLIASQVMAAVSADEAAKLGTTLTPMGAEKAGNADGSIPAWTGGLPKNAGTADSKGFLSDPFANEKPLFTITAQNMDQYKDKLTPGQQAMFKRYPDTYKMPVYPTHRTATVPANVLEATKKNATSTKLLQGGNGLENFQVANPFPIPKDGLEVIWNHITRYRGGHVRRLVTQATPQVNGSYSLVYFQDEFVFRTDLKDYDASKPSNVLFYFKQRVTAPARLAGNVLLVHETLDQVKEPRLAWLYNAGQRRVRRAPQVSYDGPGTAADGLRTSDNLDMYNGAPDRYDWKLVGKQELYIPYNNYKMDDPKLKYSDIIKPGHLNQDLTRYELHRVWHVTATLKPGERHIYAKRDFFIDEDTWQAVEIDHYDGRGTLWRVAEAFNQYYYNYQVPWYTAETLYDLLSGRYLVLGLKNEEKSAYDFNYSASESDFTPAALRQEGVR; from the coding sequence ATGAGAACAACAAAGATCCTGCTGCACACGGGCGCCCTGGCGCTCAGCCTCATCGCCTCCCAGGTGATGGCGGCCGTCTCTGCCGATGAAGCGGCCAAGCTTGGCACCACCCTGACCCCGATGGGCGCGGAAAAAGCCGGCAACGCCGACGGCAGCATCCCGGCCTGGACCGGCGGCCTGCCCAAGAATGCCGGCACCGCCGACAGCAAGGGCTTCCTCAGCGACCCGTTCGCCAACGAGAAGCCGCTGTTCACCATCACCGCGCAGAACATGGACCAGTACAAGGACAAGCTGACCCCCGGCCAGCAAGCCATGTTCAAGCGCTACCCCGACACCTACAAGATGCCGGTGTACCCGACCCACCGCACCGCGACCGTGCCGGCCAACGTGCTGGAGGCGACCAAGAAGAACGCCACCTCCACCAAGCTGCTGCAGGGCGGCAACGGTCTGGAGAACTTCCAGGTGGCCAACCCCTTCCCGATTCCGAAGGACGGCCTGGAAGTCATCTGGAACCACATCACCCGCTACCGTGGCGGCCATGTTCGCCGTCTGGTGACCCAGGCCACCCCGCAGGTCAACGGCTCCTACTCGCTGGTGTATTTCCAGGACGAATTCGTCTTCCGCACCGACCTGAAGGACTACGACGCCAGCAAGCCGAGCAACGTCCTGTTCTACTTCAAGCAACGCGTCACCGCCCCGGCGCGCCTGGCCGGTAACGTGCTGCTGGTGCACGAGACCCTCGACCAGGTGAAGGAACCGCGCCTGGCCTGGCTCTACAACGCCGGTCAGCGCCGCGTGCGCCGCGCCCCGCAAGTGTCCTACGACGGCCCGGGTACCGCCGCCGATGGCCTGCGGACCTCCGACAACCTGGACATGTACAACGGTGCGCCGGACCGCTACGACTGGAAACTGGTGGGCAAGCAGGAGCTGTACATCCCGTACAACAACTACAAGATGGACGATCCGAAGCTGAAGTATTCGGACATCATCAAGCCTGGCCACCTCAACCAGGACCTGACCCGCTACGAGCTGCACCGCGTATGGCACGTGACCGCCACCCTGAAGCCGGGCGAGCGCCACATCTACGCCAAGCGTGACTTCTTCATCGACGAGGACACCTGGCAGGCCGTGGAGATCGACCACTACGACGGTCGCGGCACCCTGTGGCGCGTGGCTGAGGCCTTCAACCAGTACTACTACAACTACCAGGTACCGTGGTACACCGCGGAAACCCTGTATGACCTGCTGTCCGGTCGTTACCTGGTGCTGGGTCTGAAGAACGAGGAGAAATCCGCCTACGACTTCAACTACAGCGCTTCGGAAAGCGACTTCACCCCGGCAGCGCTTCGCCAGGAAGGCGTGCGCTGA
- a CDS encoding DUF1302 domain-containing protein yields the protein MKTMKHIWRLARLPLAVSLASSLAAPASAVSFNIGEIEGSFDSTLSVGASWSTQNPNKNLIGVNNGGKGLSQTSDDGHLNYKAGETFSKIFKGIHDLELKYEDTGVFLRGKYWYDFEQKDESTEFKPLSDHNRKEAAQASGAELLDAFIYHNYTIGELPGTVRLGKQVVNWGESTFIQNGISVINPFDVTAFRRPGSEIKEALVPVNMFYLSQNLTDNLSAEGFYQLEWDQTVVDNCGTFFSQPDVVADGCTQNLAVLTNNAASIRTLNGLLGPNLAVTPSPWNEGLVVKRGPDRDARDSGQYGFSLKYFADSLNTEFGGYYMNYHSRLPIFSGRGADTSKVAQINQLITNIAAISPSLAAQAGAAAMAGNSSYFIEYPEDIRLYGLSFSTTLPTGTAWQGEISYRPNAPVQLNTTDILYSGLDPVSIGGNHVYDNASVLTGNAGQDLHGYRRKEVTQLQTTFTHFFDQVMGAERLTLVGEVGWTHVGGLESQNKARYGRDPVFGPGPLNGSLNGRPTCEALNVSTLGTANANNVSRNCESEGFTTADSWGYRARAIWDYNDVFAGVNLKPNVAWSHDVDGYSPGPGGNFEEGRKAVSLGIDADYLNTYTASLAYTNYFDGKYSTVDDRDFVSLSFGVTF from the coding sequence ATGAAAACCATGAAACATATCTGGCGCCTCGCGCGGCTGCCGCTGGCAGTCAGCCTGGCGTCCTCGCTGGCGGCTCCGGCTTCCGCCGTCAGTTTCAACATCGGGGAAATCGAAGGTTCGTTCGACTCGACGCTGTCCGTGGGGGCCAGCTGGTCGACGCAGAATCCGAACAAGAACCTCATCGGCGTCAACAACGGCGGCAAGGGCCTGTCCCAGACCTCCGACGACGGCCACCTGAACTACAAGGCCGGCGAAACCTTCTCCAAGATCTTCAAGGGCATCCACGACCTCGAGCTGAAGTACGAGGACACCGGCGTGTTCCTGCGCGGCAAGTACTGGTACGACTTCGAGCAGAAGGACGAGAGCACCGAGTTCAAGCCGCTGTCGGACCACAACCGCAAGGAAGCCGCCCAGGCCTCCGGCGCGGAGCTGCTCGACGCCTTCATCTACCATAACTACACCATCGGCGAGCTGCCGGGCACCGTGCGCCTGGGCAAGCAGGTGGTGAACTGGGGCGAGAGCACCTTCATCCAGAACGGCATCAGCGTGATCAACCCGTTCGACGTCACCGCCTTCCGCCGTCCGGGCTCCGAGATCAAGGAAGCCCTGGTGCCGGTGAACATGTTCTACCTGTCGCAGAACCTCACCGACAACCTCTCCGCCGAAGGCTTCTACCAGCTGGAGTGGGACCAGACGGTGGTCGACAACTGCGGCACCTTCTTCTCCCAGCCCGACGTGGTGGCTGACGGCTGCACCCAGAACCTCGCGGTGCTGACCAACAACGCGGCGTCGATCCGCACCCTGAACGGCCTGCTCGGCCCGAACCTGGCGGTCACTCCGTCGCCGTGGAACGAAGGCCTGGTGGTCAAGCGCGGCCCGGACCGCGATGCGCGCGACAGCGGCCAGTACGGCTTCTCCCTGAAGTACTTCGCCGACAGCCTGAACACCGAGTTCGGCGGCTACTACATGAACTACCACAGCCGCCTGCCGATCTTCTCCGGCCGTGGCGCCGACACCTCCAAGGTGGCGCAGATCAACCAGCTGATCACCAACATCGCGGCGATCAGCCCGTCCCTGGCGGCCCAGGCCGGCGCGGCGGCGATGGCGGGCAACTCCAGCTACTTCATCGAGTACCCCGAAGACATCCGCCTGTACGGCCTGAGCTTCTCCACCACGCTGCCCACCGGCACCGCCTGGCAGGGCGAGATCAGCTACCGGCCGAACGCCCCGGTTCAGCTGAACACCACCGACATCCTGTATTCCGGCCTGGACCCGGTGTCCATCGGCGGCAACCACGTCTACGACAATGCTTCCGTGCTGACCGGCAACGCCGGCCAGGACCTGCACGGCTACCGCCGCAAGGAAGTCACCCAGCTGCAGACCACCTTCACCCACTTCTTCGACCAGGTCATGGGCGCCGAGCGTCTGACCCTGGTGGGCGAAGTCGGCTGGACCCACGTCGGCGGCCTGGAAAGCCAGAACAAGGCACGCTACGGCCGCGACCCGGTCTTCGGCCCCGGCCCGCTGAACGGCAGCCTCAACGGCCGCCCGACCTGTGAAGCCCTCAACGTCTCCACGCTGGGCACCGCCAACGCCAACAACGTCAGCCGCAACTGCGAAAGCGAAGGCTTCACCACTGCCGACTCCTGGGGCTACCGCGCCCGTGCCATCTGGGACTACAACGACGTCTTCGCCGGTGTGAACCTCAAGCCCAACGTGGCCTGGTCCCACGACGTCGACGGTTACTCCCCCGGCCCGGGCGGCAACTTCGAGGAAGGCCGCAAGGCCGTCAGCCTGGGGATCGACGCTGACTACCTGAACACCTACACCGCCAGCCTGGCGTACACCAACTACTTCGATGGCAAGTACTCCACGGTCGACGATCGCGACTTCGTCAGCCTCAGCTTCGGTGTGACCTTCTAA